The genomic DNA CATGGTGCGTTTTGTGTGTTCAAGTTGGAAAACCATAACcaccttatttttttttcagtagtgTAGGTTGTATTTTGACTAATCTCAAAAGCTTAGCTTGACAATGAAATTATTGGTTTTCATGTATGTCTTGGTGGACATATTGGCATAATTAATAGTGATagtttataatattattataaataagaaataatgCCTAAGTGGGTGTCCCAAACGATTCTTCTGGAATTGTCAGCTTTATTCTGATGAAAACATTTTCTATTTTATCCCTAAAAAAATGTGGCTGCCAATATCGTGAGTAAAAACTTCTAACAGCAGGCCTTTTCCAAGGGTGAAGGGTAGAGATTTCTTCCTAACAAAATTGAGATAATTTATCTTACAAATTCAGCATTTCAATTTctccaataatattattggtgaCCTTTGAATTACCATAAGTGATATTACCTTGTTTGCCCTCATTTAGTCCATATAAAAATTGATCAATAAAATTATTGGGCACAAATTAGGTAGGATTTAATAGTCGAGAGAAAAAGTGCCTAGCTAACAAGAGCAAGCTGCACACAGTGACCATGCGAATAAAAGAAGATATAAGTTTACCCTTCAccctttatccttgaaaaaGGACTGCCAGTTTTCTAATGCCTACATATCTATTTTTTTGCTTCTCCAGGTTTCATAAATTAATGTTTCTAGTAGTTTCCTACCCGTTTTTGACCCTCAAAGCAAATGTGAGATATTGCATGTAACATGTATGAAGCTGAGACACTTAAATTTTTGCAAGTGTTTGCAGGATCACCATTCATTTGAATTGGATTCCCATTACTTTAAGAAATGttccaaaatattttattctggTGGGAAGTTAAAACCCTCCAGATCTATTTTATAATAGTAAACAATAGTATTATCTTTCACATGGCAATTAGTGAATAAATATGGTGGTAGCTTCAAATTAAATAGGAGAAAAAAACTTCTTTATTCAGGCAgatacaaaacacaggtctcaggtcacaggtatctttttaacaaatacagaaacaaacctaaacattcattaaagctaaccttaggcctaaaaactcttgtttaggtTTAATTAGGCCTAtttggtaaaacagagacctgtgacctgtgttttgtacctgccaatTTTATTTTCACATTCTACGTTGTTTCCACCTCTGTGCCTGTATCGGTACTTTCTTTACAGACTATATATGAATGATGTTAGAACAACTGAATTATCGGTAGCCTTCTACCATAACCAATCTTGAAGGATCTTATTTGTTTAGAGTTAGGCTGAAGGCTAAACAAGAGGGTTGATAATTTGCATCAACATGTGACAAAACTACACCATTAGACACAGAGGGTGTttttaaagtgcaggttgcaggtgagtctggtcattgttttaacgtaactgaaacaacccaaacctttacaaaaatgcctAATGTTTGCATTAGTAGAGGTTTGGGAactgtttcagctatggtgaaacaatgacctgcaaccttaACCTGCAGTTCACACCGTACACGTTAGACAGACCTTCTCAGAAGGAATTACACTGCAGGAGAGAGAACATGGTCGCAATAAATGCTCTGCAGACATTTTGTTCTTCGTCAAAatgtattaacccattgactcctgggctTCCCCACTGACGATCAagatcgtctggcattagactgagtaaaatactaagtatggttGGTTTAGGCCGGTTCAGCAGTGAAAGGTTAATGggagtttttcagtgagtgattaaccttttgatatattaagttagagcattagctaatatttttacaaaatatattttgatattaagtttttttaattaaagaaatCATTGTCATAATGCAGTTTGCTACTTTTATTTCTCAATAGAGTAATGTTAGAGTATAATTTATGTACTTTAACTGAGTAGACTGAGTAGGAGAAtcagacaggaaaatatttggcccaagGTTATGGCGTGTATGAAACCTGCATGTTTCAGTTACAGCAGCCCGAGCTAAACTCAGTGAATAAGCATTTTTAATTATGATATGGGCTCTTTACTCTATTACTGAGCACTCAGAATAATCATGAAGTTCGGacaaaaaaaaggtacaaattTGCACCGAAGATTTATCTACATGtaatatgttgtttgtatttgcttttctggctgtaaattacttggTTGTTTTGAAGTGAAGAAATCCTCTAAAATCACATTGCACAGAGCAGGATGTGTTCCTGAGAGGGCCACACGGGTTTTTCCGGTCCTTCTCACACCAATGCGTACACAGCCCTCATACAGGTAATTTCTCAAATGAATATTATACTTTTCCATTGAAAGTGGGAACAAGGCCATGCACGCAATATGATAAGTGGTGTTACAGTAACTGAGGTAAATCACCCTACTAAGCCCACGTTCAGCAGACTCTTTCTCTGATCCAATGGAAGTGTGGAATTTCCTGTGAAAATAAAACCACACCACTTGGATGTTGGCATTAAACTTGATGACCTGAACTAAAGTGATAACCATTAAACTATCGGTAGTGCTGATCactgaacaacaataaaaatgattGTAATGGCCAAACACCAAGAcaaatttctttcattctttaCAAGGTGATTAACTTATTGGCACAGAATGTTTCTTGTTGGCTATTTTTAGCATCTTGCTCAACTTTTGTCATAATTGATTTTCTTGGAAGCCACACTCAAGGTATGTACTGTAATTTATGGTCTCAAAATGCACACACGAGCCAGATATTGAGCAAGATAAATATGACAGATCTttgaaaaaagcaagaaaaaccaaCCATGACAGCCGGGTCGCACAAAACCAGAACTTTCTGGGAAATTACATCAATCATCAAAGGTATTTCTCAAAGTTTCAGTGTCAGACAAAGAATTCAAATCTTCAATAACCTCTCATTTAATGAGAAGAAATATGGCAAAATATTTGTGGTGTGACAATTGAATACCAAAGGTCCAAGATTTGAATTAATTTGCTATGGCTACAATCAGGTAATACCCCTGGGTAATGTATGGTGGCAGCCACTGTCGGCTAATGCATAGGTCAACACCTTTAAAAATGGCACATAGACTTTTGGTTACATGTCCATGCTGATATAGGTTCAGATTTGTCCAAATTTTAATACCATAGAGTTCCCATAGTAGCAACCCTCGTTACTTTCGAAATTAGCAGCCTGTGGGGGTCGTTACTTTCGGGGAACAAAAATCGTTTACAAATAGAGCTGGCGCAAGGTTttttcagaaatgaaaaatgaacaacataaaattaataaaaatacaaaattttatttccatTCCATGTGTATAGACTGTGTTTCATAAAAAAAAGATACTGTCAGATAAATACAGCAAAAACACTGTATAGAAAACTGTATCTAtagagttttcaatttcaatttgaagaaacgttcCTGTTAATACGAAATTATACCGGTTTATGGTAGTTCTTACATCGCTACTTCAGTGAACTGATGTCAAGGACAAATGGTGGCATAAAGCTGCCCCTTGATGTAAATTTAAGTGCTTTATTGTGAACAATTTGTGACACTAAACAAACATGTTattgtacattaaaattaatggtaCCATTCAAAAAAACTTGGTCTCACTACTTTCGGGAGGTCACTACTTGCGGGATTTACTAGCGGCCACAAAAAATTGACCTTAATTTCAGGGGGTTGCTACTTTCGGGGGGTCATTATTATCGAAACTTTACGGTAATTTGCAATCAGGCTCTATTAAGTTTCACTTGGTACGTACTGTGGAGTTGGCGGCAAGCAACAACACGAGAGAACATATGGGTGAAGCTAAAAATGGACCTGATTGCAGGTTACCATTTTAACAGTTCCAACTGAAGGTAACACAATTTGGGAAACGACAAAAACCAAAATACTGGACATGGTTGATGATACTCGATAATGAACCATCAACTAAATGAAAATGGAAAGTAAAAATAGCATACTGTcataatgattattataaaaGGATTCTTATGTGTTTCTCTTAATTCACCCCTTCCCTCCTAAGAGTCACACTTATACATTAGATTTccctctgtctaatgccagctGACAActttttactcatcaatgggggccAGTTCAGGGGTGAAAATGTAATACTCAGCACTAATAACGTTTAATATCATTGAGTTATCTGCTCTTTCATGGTCAAACTGCCATTACAAAAGATCTTGATGGATCAGTGTCACATGTCTGCTGGGGACAACTACATTTTTTAGAAGCTCTTAAACATTAATCTTCTAAACTAAATAAagataatttgaaaataatgaTTTGAAGGATATTAACACAAAAATAATTGTATTGATATCTGTAGGTTCATTTAATCAAATTATGTAACATAGTTAAGAATCCAAGTTGGTGACAGGAAAATCAGTGTATAATCCAACTTATTACCGGTACTTCGTTAAATTGCACataacacacacaaaaaattagaaaataTTGTGACAGACTTCTGCAGATATTTTCTTACATATTCATGGAGTGATTGACTTGATCAACATTCATGTAGCCTTTCTGATTGCTTTTGATGTTGTCTCACTTCTCTGCTTAAACTGATGTACTGAATTCTGTGAAGATCAACTACATGAACACTGTCTTGTGGAAGAGTTCAAAACACGGagccccagtccatggactacctcAAAAACACTATATTTCAATTGAATACTattagtgctaagcctaaacacccattttTAACGGCATTGGTCAacagcatttaagtctaaggaCCCAATTTAAAAATGTTGGCTTTCGATAATACAGCAATTTCaagatattaaaattcagtccaaaacaaaaggcatcacctcAAGGCTGTGGGGAATagatataaggatttgtatgagttcattccccagagccttgagatgatgccttttgttttggattgaATTCCTCAACTCAACTCAACTGTCCTCAACTCCTCCCAGTTCGCGAAACAAGTAGCTAACATCGAAATCTTGGACGACGAAGTCATGGTGTCATTTGACGTGGTGTCCCTTTTCACAGCTATCCCAGTGAATAAAGCTTGCGATTATATCCGCAATAAACTGAACTGTGACAACACACTACAGACCAGAACAAACCTCTCTACCGACGACATCATCTCTCTCCTTGACTTCACTCTTTCAAACAACTATTTTGTCTACAATAATCGCACATACAAGCAGATTCATGGTTGTGCCATGGGCAGCCCTGTTAGCCCTATCGTCGCTAACCTCTGTATGGAAGTGATAGAAGAGTCAGCCATCAGCTCCGCCACTGTTCCGCCAAGGATTTGGAAACGATACGTTGACGACAGCTTTGTTGTCATCAAGAAAGCTGCTGTCCATTCCTTCCACGACACCTTAAACGCTGTCGACCCTAAGATCACATTTACCATTGAAGAAGAGAACAATGGACAAATTGCCTTCCTTGACACCTTAGTGTCAAGAAAAAATGGTGTTGCTGTCATTGACGTTTATCGAAAACCAACCCACACTGATAGATATCTAGACTTCTCCTCACATCATGAGAGAAAACACAAAATCAGCACAGCCTCTACTTTGTTATTCCGTGCGTCTAATCTCCCAAGCACTAACGAAGGAAAATCACGCGAGACCAACTATGTCACAGATGCACTAAAAGCCAATGGCTACCCGTCCTCAGTCATCTCTTAtatttccaaaaatagaaagaagcCACCATCACCAACTGTACCATCACCAGAAGAATTGGTAGCAATGTTCTTTAGTTGGGTTGACCCACAGAATACACCCCATGGATTTGCGTGCCTTCCATATATTAGCGGCTTGACAGAGCCCCTCATGAGATTATTACGCAAACATGAAATTCGAGTCGTCACCAAACCACTTAAAACCCTTCAGCAAGAATTCCCATCCCCAAAAACAAGACAGCCCTTGGACCAACAATgcaatgttgtttacaaaattccgTGCTCGGACTGTCCGTGGAGTTACATTGGCGAAACTGGAAGATGCTTTTTAACGCGGAAAAAAGAACATCAAAGAAACCTAAAAAATTTCGCGAAAGGGTCAAACATTGCCAGCCATGCATGGAAGAATGaccactctattgactttaataATGCATGCGTGATTGACAAAGGCAACTACCGTGTTAGAAAAACCTTGGAATCCTGGCATACCGCTAAAACTGTTAACGCGGACAATAATTCTAAACCGTTACCGAGACAatactctattttattgtaattttttctagatcattcttattcatattttagttcTCACCCGCATCGAATTTTTacaccccttttcgtatatattttaATTCGTGCTTCTtatatttcattcgttaaaggctatagatagatagccgaaagcttataatttt from Montipora capricornis isolate CH-2021 chromosome 2, ASM3666992v2, whole genome shotgun sequence includes the following:
- the LOC138037392 gene encoding uncharacterized protein is translated as MVSFDVVSLFTAIPVNKACDYIRNKLNCDNTLQTRTNLSTDDIISLLDFTLSNNYFVYNNRTYKQIHGCAMGSPVSPIVANLCMEVIEESAISSATVPPRIWKRYVDDSFVVIKKAAVHSFHDTLNAVDPKITFTIEEENNGQIAFLDTLVSRKNGVAVIDVYRKPTHTDRYLDFSSHHERKHKISTASTLLFRASNLPSTNEGKSRETNYVTDALKANGYPSSVISYISKNRKKPPSPTVPSPEELVAMFFSWVDPQNTPHGFACLPYISGLTEPLMRLLRKHEIRVVTKPLKTLQQEFPSPKTRQPLDQQCNVVYKIPCSDCPWSYIGETGRCFLTRKKEHQRNLKNFAKGSNIASHAWKNDHSIDFNNACVIDKGNYRVRKTLESWHTAKTVNADNNSKPLPRQYSILL